The DNA sequence GCTCGCCGCGACCGCCGCCGACGCCCTCGACCTGCTCCTCAAACCCGACCGCCTCAGAGCGACGCTGAGGAGCTGACAATCCCGATCGTCACAAAAGAGAAAACGAGCCGCCGGCCTGCTATAAAACAGGTTGGCGACTCGTTTTGTTTTAACTGTGTCCAGGCTTTAAACCGTCAGATTCACGAGCAGCCCCGCCAGCAGCGAAAAAAGCATCACGAAGGCGAGGTAGAGCGAAAAACTGCGCGGTCCCGGCACGATTTTGAGCGCGCCGAGGTTGGTGATCTTCGTTGCAGGACCGGTGATCATGAAAGCGGCGGCGCTGCCGGCGCTCATGCCGTCGGCGAGCCAGCCCTGAAGCAGGGGAATGGCGCCGCCTCCGCAGGCGTAGAGCGGCACGCCGACCGTGGCGGCCATCAGCACGCCGAAGCCTTCGTGCCTTCCGAAGAGTTTCGCGAAGGCGCCGGCCGGCACGTAGCGCTGGAAGAGCGCGACAGCAAAATGCCGAAGCGATCCCCAGCAGGCAGGCGGGGACGATGCCGAGCAGGCCGAATTTTCGCCCCAGCAGCCGGCTGAAAGCGCCGTGGATCTTTTGTGTGCCGAAGACCGCCACGGCCGAACCGATCAGCATGCCCAGCAGCCAGTAGCGGAAGATCTGCCGGAACTGAACGGTGAAGTAATAACCGACGTAGACGAACTCCCGCTGCAGGACGTCAATCAAGAGAGACCAGCCTGTACTTGCGGCGGCCGAGGCCGATCTTCTCGGCGTTTTCCAGCGTGTGGAGGCCGTGGCGCGACTCGATGCGGTTTACCAGCGAAGCGCCCTCGCCGTCCTTTTGCGCGTAAATCAGGTCGACGCAAGCCTGGTCGAGCGCCACCGGGTCGGTCGAGGAGAGGATGCCGACGTCGTGCATGTCGGGTTCGTCGGGATGGCCGTCGCAGTCGCAGTCGACCGAGAGGCGGTTCATGACGTTGACGTAAGCGATGCGCGCTCCTTGGCCGAGCGCGTCGGAGACGGATTTGCCGGCTTCGCCCATGGACTCGAGGAAATGATCCTGCACGCCGCCCCAGGGATCGGTGCGGCTCTTCCCCGCGGAGTGAATCAGGCACTTGCCGGTGCGCGAGGCGAGGCCGATGGAAATGTTCTTGATCGCGCCGCCGAATCCGGCCATGGCATGCCCCTTGAAGTGCGTCAGCACCAGATAGGAATCGAAATCGGCAAAAGCTTTGCCGACAAGGTTTTCTTTCAGATGGACGCCCGCCGCGGGCAAAGAGGCGTCGCCTTTTTCGTCGAGAATCGCGAAAGGGGCGATGCCCGTGAAGCCGTGATCTTTCGCGACCTGATAGTGCATGGCCGACTCGGCGCGCGAGCCTCCATACGCCGTGTTGCACTCCACAATCGTGCCGTCGACGAGGCGGACCACGTCGGCGATCAGCTGCGGGCGCAGATAGTTGCTTGCCGGCGGCTCGCCGGTGCTCAGCTTGACGGCGCCCCGTCCCGCCGGCGTCCAGTTCAGGGCCTTGTAGGCCCGCACCATTCCCTCCGGCGTGATGCTCTTCGTCATGTAGACGACGGGAATTTCCTTGGGCGCCGCGGTGAAAGCGGCCGGGACGAGCGAGACCAAAACCGCTAACCCCAACAGTGCGGAACGCATGAACTTCTTCATCCTGAATCACTTCTTTCATCATGAATTCACGTGCCTTGTGCCTGACGGCCTGTGCTCCCTGCCCAACCGTCCGCATAAAATGCTACAGCCCCGAGTGCCCTTCAAGTCAAGTGCCGGCCGCTCGTTTGACAAAATTGCCGATGCGCCGGCGCGAAAAGATGGGATAATAGAGTCGAAAAATCTTCCGACGAAGGGAGCGTTTGTCATGAACGGAAAACGAATCTTCGCGCTGGCGGCCGCACTGTCGCTGGCCTGCGCCGCCGGGGCGGCGGCGCGCGGCGTGATGCCGCAGGACGAATTTCTCGCCTGCTGCGCCCGCGGCAAACTCTCGCAGGTCGGCAAGGGCGTGCGCCGCAAAGCCGACGTGAACCGCCTCGAAGCCACCGGCCAAAGCCCGCTGATCTGCGCCGCCGGCGAGCAGGACGACCCGCGCGTGATCGAATATCTGGCGAAAAAGGGCGCCGAAGTGAACAAGGCCAACTTTCAAGGACTGACGCCGCTGATGGTGGCCGCCATGCGCAACCCGCGCCCCCGCATCGCGCGGGCGCTGCTGAAATGCGGCGCCGATCCGCGCCTGACCGACATGACCGGCAGCACCGCGCTGATCCTCGCCGCCCGCGGCAATCCCAGCGCCGCCGTGTTGGCCGTTCTGATCGAGGCCGCCCCCGACGCGCTGAACCAGGCCAGCGCCTCGGGCGTCACGGCGCTGATGGCCGCCGCCGAAAGCGGCCGGGCGGAAATAATTGACCTGCTGCTGAAAAAAGGCGCCGATCCACGAGCGAAAGACGCCTCCGGCCGCCGCGCCGCCGATTACGCCCGCGCCAATCCGGCCCTGCGCGGTTCGCCGTGGCCGGAGCGCCTGGATCGATATCGCTGAATCCGTTCGCCGGCGCCCGAAAAACGGAAAGCGTGCGGAAGCCGATGGTGTCAGGATCATCGGCTCCCGCACGCTTCAATTGTTCCACGTGGAACAGTGTTTTCTCGGGGCATTTTGGGGACGAGGCTTGACAGAAAATTCGTTCCGCCCTAAGATAACAGCGTTATATAACACTGTTATTCACGGGGGAAAGGGAATGGAACGGGAGTCGGAAACGCAGGCGAAGATCCTCGCAGCGGCGACGGCGGAATTTTTGCGAAAGGGTTTTCGCGGCGCGTCGCTGCGCCAGATCGTCAAAAGCGTGGGCGTGACGACGGGAGCGTTTTACCGCTACTACGCGAGCAAGGAAGAACTTTTCGACGCGCTGGTCATGCCGCACGCTCGGCGCATCATGGAACTGTACGAGGCGGGAGCGGCGGATTTCAAAAGAATGGCGCCGGGAGAGCAGATCGACGCCATGGGCGAAGCGGAGCGCCGGTGCATGAGAGCCATGTACGAATACGCGCGCGCCCATCGCGACGCTTTCCGGCTGATCCTCGCGGCGCCGGAGTCGTCGAAGTGCGGAGATTTCATCCACCGCCTGACGGAACGCGAGATCGCCGAAACGCGCGGCTTCATGTCGCTGCTGGCGGCGCATGGACGTGCCGTGACGGCGCTGAGCCCGCGTTTCGAACACATCGTCGTCAGCGGGCGCTTTGCGGCGCTGTTCGAGCTGATCGTCCACGACGTGCCGCCCGAAGAGGCGCTGAAATGCATCGACCAACTCTGCGATTTTCACCGCGCCGGCTGGGCGAAACTGATGGGGCTGTAAAAGCCCTTTTTTTATCGCTGTTTGAGTTAGTTAAATCTAATTAAGTGAAGGGATAAAGGGAGGTTTTATCGTGAAAGATGAGCGAATATTGTCCCGGCTGATGGAGTACGCCGGAAGCTACCGCCGCCTGGCGCGGGCGTCGTGGGTGCTGTCGGCGCTGTCGGCGCTGCTGGGGCTGGCGCCGTTCGTCTTCATCTGGAAGATCTCAGCTGCGGCGCTGGGCGGCAGTGGAACGGAGGACATGGCCGCCTGGGGCTGGAAAGCGGTGATTGCGGCGGCGCTGTCGCTGATCGTCTCCATCCTCGGGCTGATGTGCTCGCATCTGGCGGCGTTCCGCGTGGCGGCGAACATGCGCTCCCGCCTGATGCGCCACATCGCCTCTCTGCCTCTGGGCAGCGCCGAAAGCCTGGGGACCGGCAAACTGCGCGCGATCGTCACCAACTGTTCGGCGGCGACAGAGAACTATCTGGCTCATCAGCTGCCCGACGCCAGCGCGACGCTGGCTTCCACGGCGGGGCTGGGAGCGCTGATCCTGTTTTTCGACTGGCGGCTGGGGCTGCTCAGCCTGCTGCCGGCCTTTCTCGCGGCGCTGTCGATGCGCGCCATGATGGGGCCCGACATGCAGCGGCAGATGGGCGATTACCAGAACGCCCTTAAGGACATGGAGAACGAGGCGGTCGAATATATCCGCGGCATCTCCGTGGTGAAGACGTTCGGGCAGAGCGTGTTTTCCTTCGAGCGCTTCCGCGGCGCCATCGAGCGTTACGAAAAGTGGGTCATCGGCTATACCAAAGCCATGCGTCCCCACATGATCCTCTTCACGGCGCTGGTGCAGTCGGCGTTCCTGTTTCTGATCGGCGGCGGCCTGTGGCTGGCCCGCGGAGGCGTCACGCCGGGGCTGCTGAGCGACCTGGTCTTTTATATCATCGTCACGCCGGCCGTCGCCGTCAACTTCAACAAGATCATGTACCTGGTCGAGAACCGCATGACTGTGGCCGACGCGCTGCGCCGCGTGGACGGCGTGCTGGCCTTAAAGCCCCTGTCTCAGCCGGAACACGGCGAGCACCCGCACGACGCTTCGGTGACGCTGGAAAACGTGAGCTTCGGCTACGCTCCCGGCAAAAAGGCCGTCGACGGTCTGTCGCTGCGCATCGAAGCGGGGATGCGGGCGGCGCTGGTAGGGCCTTCCGGCAGCGGCAAGAGCACGCTGGCGCAGCTGATCGCGCGGTTTTTCGATCCTCAGGAAGGGCGCGTGCTGATCGGCGGCGTCGACGTTCGCCGCATCGCCAAGGAAGAGCTGACGGACTTCGTTTCGTTCGTGTTTCAGGACAGCCGCCTGATCAAGGCGTCGATTTTCGACAACGTGCGCATGGGCCGCCCGGGGGCCTCGCGCGAGGAAGTGTTCGCTGCGCTTGAGGCGGCGCAGTGCGGCGACATCCTCGCCAAGCTGCCGCAGGGTGCCGACACCGAACTCGGCGCGAAGGGCACGTACCTTTCCGGCGGCGAGACGCAGCGCATCTCCATCGCGCGGGCCATACTCAAAAACGCGCCCATCCTCATCCTCGACGAGGCCACGGCTTTCGCCGATCCCGACAACGAGTCCCGCATCCAGGCGGCGCTGTCGCGGCTGTCGCAGGGCAAGACAGTGATCATGATCGCCCACCGGCTGAGCAGCGTGAAGCGAGCCGATCTCGTCTGCGTGCTCGAGAACGGGAAAGTCGTCGAGCAGGGCGCTTTCGAGCGGCTTGCGGAGCGCGGCGGGCTGTTCGCGCGCATGTGGCGCGAACAGCAGAGCGCCGCCGTTTGGAAGATGACGAAGGAGGCCCGCTCATGCTGATGAAAAAATTACGGCGCCGTTTCGCCCTCTCCGAACAGGGAGCACGCGCGTTCGTCAGAGCTTGTCTGGCGCAGGCGCTTCAGAATATCTCCTTCGTGGCCCCGGCCGGGCTGCTTTTCGCCTTCGTGCGCGGCCTTGCCGACGGGACCGCCGCGGAGCGGACCTTGTTCTACGCGCTTGCCTGCGCGGGCTGCCTGCTCTTTATCGTCGCGGCCACGAGATTGCAGTACGACGGTACCTATCTCTCCACCTACGTGGAGTCGGGCGTGCGACGTACCGCGCTGGCCGAAAAACTGCGCCGCCTGCCCCTGTCGTTTTTCGGACGGAAGGATCTGGCCGACCTTTCCAGCTCGATCATGAACGACTGTGCCGTGCTCGAGAAAAGCCAGTCCCATTATCTGCCGGCGCTGGCCGGCGCGATGCTGTCGGCCGCCGTCGTCTCGGCGGGGCTGTGCGCCTTCGACTGGCGCATGGCGCTGGCCGTCCTCTGGGTGCTGCCGCCGGCCTTTGCCGTCGTCGCCTTTTCCGCGCGGGTTCAGCGGGCGCTCGACCGCAAATCGATGGCGGCAAAAATGGCCTGTGCCGACGGCATTCAGGAATGTCTGGAATGCCTGCGCGACCTCAAATCGAACAACGCCGAAGACGCCTATCTCGACGGCCTCGACGAAAAAATCAGGGCAGTCGAGCGCCGCGCCGTCATCTCCGAATCGCTGAGCGCCTGCTTCATCACGCTGGCCACGCTGCTGCTGCGGCTGGGCGTCGCCTCTACGGCGCTGACCGGCGCGCTGCTGATGCAGCGGGGAACGTTGGATGCCATGACGTTTTTCATGTTCCTCATGGCAGCCTCGAGAATCTACGCGCCGCTCGAAGGGGCGCTGCAGAATCTTGTGGCGGCCATCGCCACGCACGCCAACATCGAGCACATGAACGAGATCCTCGACGGCCCCGTACAGAGCGGACGCGAGGAAATGGCCCCCCGCGGCTACGACGTCGTCTTCGAGCACGTCGATTTCGCCTACGAGAGCGGCGTGTCCGTGCTGAAAGACGTGAGCTTCACCGCCCGTCAGGGCGAGGTGACGGCCCTCGTCGGCCCCTCGGGCGGCGGCAAGACCACGGCTTCCCGCCTCGCTGCCCGTTTTTGGGACGTCTCCGGCGGCCGCATCGCCGTGGGCGGCGAAAACGTGGCGGAGATCGCCCCGGAAAAGCTGCTTTCGCTCTTCTCGATCGTCTTCCAGGACGTGACGCTGTTCAACAACACCGTCATGGAAAATATCCGCATCGGCCGCCGCGGCGCCGGCGACGACGAGGTGATCGCGGCGGGGCGACTGGCGCACTGCGGCGAATTCGTGGACAAACTGCCCGAAGGCTGGCGGACCATGATTGGCGAAAACGGGCGCGAACTGTCGGGCGGAGAGCGCCAGCGTATCTCCATCGCCCGCGCCATCCTCAAAGACGCGCCGATCGTCCTGCTCGACGAGGCGACCGCCGCGCTGGACGTGGAGAACGAATCGCAGATCCATGCCGCCCTGTCGCGCCTGATCCGCGACAAGACCGTGCTCGTCATCGCCCATCGCCTGCGCACCGTTGCCAGCGCCGACAAGATCATCGTGCTCTCCGGCGGCGCCGTCGCCGAACAGGGCGCGCCCGGCGAGCTGCTGCGGCGCGACGGCCCGTTCGCGCGCATGGCCCGTCTGCAGTCCGAAAGCCAAAACTGGGGACTGTAGGCAGAAACTTTCACGAAGAAATGCAGATACGGAAAAAAACAGCCAATAGGCCGCCTCAAAACTCGATTGAGGCGGCCTCTTGCGGTGCGATCATATTCTGTTCATGCGAATTCTTGACTAAATTTTGCCTTTTATCGGTATTGTATATTCGTATTTGTCAAAATCTCCTCATAGCGGCACACCCTTATGTATCGAAGCTAAGCGTCCAAGGTCGTAAATACGCGGTAAAATCAGTGATCGCCGAAGACAGAAACGAGAACCGTTATTACGATCATAAATTGACGGCAATAAAAAAAGACGACCTGCTTCCGTCAGTCCGTCCCGTAACCAGCGAGGGGAGCGGAAGCAAATCGCCTTTTTCTGTCAATTATGACAAACAATTGTTCGATCTTTTGCAAGACTTCCAGAGTGCAGAAGCTATAAACTCGCCCAGCAACCGCGACTTCTCCGTGAGCCCCCGACGGGAGGACGAATTCGTCCAATCCGCGCGCGAAACGCGGGAACGTATAGCACAGCAGCTCAAGGCCGCCGGGGCCGACGACGAGACGGCGAACGCCGGAGGCGAGATCTGGGCGAACCACTTGCTCGCCCGCGCTCGCGCGCTAGGCACGGACGAACAGGGGAGACTGCGCCCAGACGCACTGACGCCGGCGGACTTGGACAAGCTGAACGTCCGCGGTGAAGAGGACGCCGAGGCCGACTGGGGCGGCAATGTGTACGATCAAGCGGTGCGGGCCGGGCTTGATATGGACGAGAAAATTCCCGTCGTCGATCTTTCCAAAATCGCGGGAACGTTCAAGAAATTTGGATGGCGCGACCTGTTGAACCGGTTGAAGAAACAATTACCGCAAGAAATCAGCATTTCAAGAGACGCACTCGCTTTTTTGAAAATGCCTTCGAGAATTCAGAAGCTTCAACATGTTGCTTATTCAGGAGCATTTATCCGATCTCGAGACAAAACAGTAAGAAATGCTTCAGTTCTTTCTCTTCCCGAATTGATGAAAAACGCCGTTCTCGTGGAAAGTTCCCCCAACATCAAGAAAAACAAAAAACCGGGCGTTTTGAATTACCACCGGTTTTATGTGCCTGTTTCCATCCAAGGAAAAACCGCGACGGTCCGTATCGTTGCGGAAGAACATGTAGGGAGCGACGGGCTTACACCGATTGATGTTGATGTCTATGACGTTGTTGTAGAAAAAAGGGATCTTCCGTCACCAACCGGCAAACCACCGGCTCTACGTGCGGAAGATCCCTTTTCTGGAGTTACTATACGCGAAATGCTCCGCGGTGTCAAGGGGATGGACGGGGAATATTACGCGCAGAGTTCTCTGCCGGACACAGGAACCGAGCGGGAACGCAGCGCCATCGTCGAAGCCGCCAGGGCGAACGGCACGTACCTGAAAGCTCCAAACGGGAACGAAACCAATCTGGCTCCGGAACAGTGGGTTCTTGTACGCACGGAGCGGTTCAAGGAGTGGTTTGGTGACTGGGAAAACGATCCCGAGAATGCATCGAAAGTTTTGGATGGGAACGGCGAGCCGCTGGTGGTGTACCACGGCAGCACGCACACTGGGTTCTCGACTTTCAACACAACCGGCGTCGGCGACACTACCGGAGCGGGGGCGTTCTTCTCGGGGCGAAAAGACGTCGCCGCGACGTATTCCGGAAGCGACGAGCTTGTTTCGCGGGAGCCCGGGACTTCCGAACCGGGTCTCTCCGGCGAGGGGATTTATCCCGTCTTTTTGAATCTCCGCAATCCCTATCGCGTCGACGCCGAAGGCAAGGACTGGGCGAACGTCGGCGAAATCAGCGTTTACGACAACGAGACCGGTGAAAGCATTTACGATCACGACGGCGAGCCGTTTAGGACCCTCCGCGAAGCGGAAGAATACATCGAGCGGGATCTTGACGACTATTCCGGGCGTTACGAGGTGTCGTATCCTGTCGGCGGGATGACCACCAACGAGATTGCCCAGAATGTCGGAGAGGGGAACTACGGCGACGGATTCGACGGCGTGATCTTCGAAAATGTTGTTGACGAAGGGCACTGGAGGAGCGTCGACGCCCCGGGTGACGTATACGTCGCGTACGCACCGAACCAGATCAAGGCCGTCGACAACCGCGGCACGTTCGACGACACGGGGAATATCTACAACCAGTCCGCCTGGCACGGTTCGCCGCATCGTTTCGACGAATTCGACCTCGGCGCGATCGGAAGCGGCGAGGGCGCGCAGGTGCACGGCTGGGGGCTGTATTTCGCTGAAGATCAGAACGTCGCAATCGGATATCGCGAAAAGCTGGGGAATTTAGCCGAACAATCTGAAATCGACTACGACGCAGTTGAAGCGTACAAAGAGCGCTTTGACAACGGAATGCCCGAACGCGAAGCGCTTGATTCGGTCCTCGAAGTATTTCGCAACTTCGGCGGCGAAGCGGACGGAGAAAGCTCTTTCGCGGCTTACGAAGCGACGCGGGACGACATCGCGGACCGAAAGCGAGATGTTGAGGGGGAAATCGCAAACCTCGAGGACTTGAAAGAAGAGGGGGAATCCATCGACGAGAATGCCCTGGAGGAACTGAAAGCCGAATTAAAGCAAGCCGAACTGGAAGAGAAAATTCTGGATGAGTGCTTTGTCGTGGGCGAAAGCTATACCGGGCGCCTGTTCGAAATCGACGTGCCTGAAAACGACGTGCTGTTGGACGAGCAAAAGGACTTTACGGAGCAGCCTGAAAAAGTGCAAAAGGCTCTCATGGATCTTGCTCGGGCTTTGCCAGAGCATGGACAGGGCTCAAGCGAAAGGATCTATGACAATTCTGACACCATGTTGAGCGATGACCCCGAGAAAGATTGGGATTCATTGTCCCTCACGCTCTACAATGAAGAAGGCGACGCCATTGAAAAAGCCTGGAAGGCGTCGTCCCTTACGCGGAAAGAATTTATGCGGCGACTCCTTTCCGCTGAATCCGGGAAAAAGATTTACGAAATCCTGTCAGATGCGCTCTACAGCGATGAAAAAGCATCGAAAATTTTGAACAAGCATGGCGTCAAAGGCATTACTTACTATGGACGCGAAGACGGCCGCTGTTTCGTGGTGTTCGACGACAAGGCGATCAGCGTCATCAACAGGTTCAACCAGAGGGAGAACGCGATCCGCCGCGGGCAGATCCGCATCGGCTCGCACGGCGAGGGGCTGGTGACGCTGTTCAAGAACGCCGACCGCTCCACGTTCTTCCACGAGATCGGGTACATGATGCTCGACGACCTGATCGCCGACGGGCTGCTCGAAAAGGCCAACACCAGAACCAGGGCCGACCTGGAAACGGTCAAGAGATACCTGCATATCGAAGGCATGGACTTGTCGAAGCGGCACACGTTCGACGGCGCGGAGAAGGCGCGCTACGCCGAAGCGCAGGAGCGCTTCGCCCACTCGTTCGAGACCTATCTGATGGAAGGCAAGTCGCCGACGGCGGAAATGCAAAGTGTGTTTGCCAAGATCAAACAATGGCTGATCGACATCTATCGCGACGTCAAGCGGCTGGGCGTGGAGCTTTCGCCGGAAGTGCGCGAGGTGTTCGACCATCTGCTGGGCAAGGAGAGCACGCCGGAACGCGGCGATTTCGGACCGATCTTCCGCGGATACGAGGGAGAGGCCGCTATCGAGAAGCTGCTGGAAGAACGGCAAGGCGAGGTTGTCAGAGCGATGTCCGATCCTCGCCTTGGAGAGAACTCAAGCATTGATTTTGTTTGGGGACAGGAAGGCGACCCGCAAAAAGGATATAAAGGCGGTTACGGCTTCGCGCATATAAAAGCCAAGCATGGGGATAAAGCCGTTCAGGCAGTACCCCAAATTATCCGAACGGGATCGTTTGCCCTGGAGAAAACAACAAACTCAGCTATTTATATTTCAGCCGAAGGGAAAGTAATCCTGCAAAGGGCATGGAAGCACGCGCCCAAGAATTGGGTGTTGACTTCCTATCTTCCGGATACAAAAAAAGGCCCTCGCCCCGCACAGGACGTTCAGATTGGCGGGCAAGTCGAGGAATCTCTGTCCTCCTCGAGCGAAGGTCTTTCTAACGCAAGGATACCACAATCCTCAAACGGAAGCAACCGCGATTTCTCCGTTAGCAGCGACCTGCCGCAGGTCACGGTGACGGCGGCCCCGGGGAGCAAGTCCGCCGGCACGCTGATCCGCATCAAGGACATTTACGACAAGCTGCGGAAGATCGCGCCGGTGCGCAAGGGCGTGAGCGCGCCCACGGACGTGGCGGGGTACTATACGCCGGAGACGGGCGTGGCGCGCGAGCGGCACTGGGGGGATTTTTCCACGGCGCTGCACGAGATCGGGCACGCGCTGGACTACAAGCTGGGGCTGCGCGAGAGCGTGCGCGACGCGGAAACGTCGCGGCAGGTGCATGACGAGCTGTGCGAGCTGGGCAAGGCGACGTCGCCGAAAAACGTGACGGCGCTCTACGAAAAGCTCCACGGGCGGTATATGCGCGCTTCGGGCGCCGAAACCCAAGGTCCCGACGTGAGCGCGGCGGCGCTGAAATTCGAGGGAGCGCAGCGGTACCTGATGAAAGAGGGGATCGCCGAGTACTTCCGCGGCTACGCTTTTAACCCCGACCTGATGGAGGTCGTGGCGCCCGAGTACACGAAGCTGTTCCGCGAAGCGCTGGAAGCGCACGGGGAGTACCAACAGCCGGTGAGCGAGCTGTTCGACGCGGTGCGGAGCTACAGCGAGCTGACGCCGGAACAGAAGCTGCGCGCGGGCATGATCCGCGGCGACGAAAAGGCCAAGAACCAGAAAGGCTGGCGCGCTTCCGCCGCCGAGGCGTGGGACGGATTCCGCCAGAAGTTCGACGATCAGCTCCGCTATCTGGAGCAGATGCAGAACCTCCTGCGCGACCGCACAAGGGAGCTGGCGAGGGAGCATAGCGCTTTCGTCGGCAACTATTACTGCCGCTTCAAAAACAACGGTTTCACTAAGTAGCCCATTCATGCTAAAATCCCAATAGCTGGGCACGGGAAAAAGATTCAAAAATTGGAGGCTGGCGACAATGCCTGAAGAAGTGATTACCCCCGCGGAGGACCGCCTTATCAAGATGCTCCACGAAATAGCGCCGAAAGACAAGGATTTTAGGGTGCTTGTCGGCCTGACGTGCTTTGACGAAGGGCTCACTGAAGAGCTGGTCGACCACATCGAAAAGAACCACGTGACCGAGCCCGAAGAGGTGGAGCGCTGGCTCTTTGGCGACCCTGATCTTGCTGCGGAAGAAGATAAGTAACTCCATACAATCGACTCCGGCGCCGGCCGGGGCCGCTTCTTTGAAAAAAAGACACGGCAAAGCCGACCCTGTCAGGGAGCGCTTTTTTCGACGGGAGCGGGGAATACCGGCGCGGCTGGCTTTTGACTGCGCCTCGTGGACAAAAGGAGGAACGGACGATGAAAACTGGAAGTGCCGCGCGCTGTCGGCATATTTCCGCGCGAGTTGGGTTTCGCGGTGGAATACCTCGGAAGCAAGCGAACCGCCGCGCGCTCGTTTCCCGTATATCACGCTCGTCCCCTTTGTTGTCATGTTGATTTCCGGCGTGTGCCTCGAGGTGGCGCGGCGCCTTGGGAACAACCGCGGCAACCGCGAAAATTGAGGAAACGGGCATGAACGACAAGACTCGCAGCGATCGAAAAGAACGGTTCCAGGCCTTTCTGAAGAATGGCTTCGAACTTTGCAGAGGAGGGCTTTTTCTTGCCTGTGTGCTTGATGCGAGCTCCTTCAGGAACAAGTTGGGGCTTTTCTCCTTTATCGGGATGATCTTTTTCGGTAGTCTGATGAAGTGGCCGTTTCCCGGTCATTTTTTGACGCCGCGCAAAGCGGAAGCAAAAGCTTGGGATATCGAGCAGCTCGCGAAATTCACGGTCTTTTTCATGTTGGCGTGCCTCGCCGCCAAGGCGGTCTACGACTTTCACGTTTCTCGGGAAAGGGATTGTGGAGAA is a window from the Pyramidobacter porci genome containing:
- a CDS encoding ADP-ribosyltransferase-containing protein, with amino-acid sequence MIAEDRNENRYYDHKLTAIKKDDLLPSVRPVTSEGSGSKSPFSVNYDKQLFDLLQDFQSAEAINSPSNRDFSVSPRREDEFVQSARETRERIAQQLKAAGADDETANAGGEIWANHLLARARALGTDEQGRLRPDALTPADLDKLNVRGEEDAEADWGGNVYDQAVRAGLDMDEKIPVVDLSKIAGTFKKFGWRDLLNRLKKQLPQEISISRDALAFLKMPSRIQKLQHVAYSGAFIRSRDKTVRNASVLSLPELMKNAVLVESSPNIKKNKKPGVLNYHRFYVPVSIQGKTATVRIVAEEHVGSDGLTPIDVDVYDVVVEKRDLPSPTGKPPALRAEDPFSGVTIREMLRGVKGMDGEYYAQSSLPDTGTERERSAIVEAARANGTYLKAPNGNETNLAPEQWVLVRTERFKEWFGDWENDPENASKVLDGNGEPLVVYHGSTHTGFSTFNTTGVGDTTGAGAFFSGRKDVAATYSGSDELVSREPGTSEPGLSGEGIYPVFLNLRNPYRVDAEGKDWANVGEISVYDNETGESIYDHDGEPFRTLREAEEYIERDLDDYSGRYEVSYPVGGMTTNEIAQNVGEGNYGDGFDGVIFENVVDEGHWRSVDAPGDVYVAYAPNQIKAVDNRGTFDDTGNIYNQSAWHGSPHRFDEFDLGAIGSGEGAQVHGWGLYFAEDQNVAIGYREKLGNLAEQSEIDYDAVEAYKERFDNGMPEREALDSVLEVFRNFGGEADGESSFAAYEATRDDIADRKRDVEGEIANLEDLKEEGESIDENALEELKAELKQAELEEKILDECFVVGESYTGRLFEIDVPENDVLLDEQKDFTEQPEKVQKALMDLARALPEHGQGSSERIYDNSDTMLSDDPEKDWDSLSLTLYNEEGDAIEKAWKASSLTRKEFMRRLLSAESGKKIYEILSDALYSDEKASKILNKHGVKGITYYGREDGRCFVVFDDKAISVINRFNQRENAIRRGQIRIGSHGEGLVTLFKNADRSTFFHEIGYMMLDDLIADGLLEKANTRTRADLETVKRYLHIEGMDLSKRHTFDGAEKARYAEAQERFAHSFETYLMEGKSPTAEMQSVFAKIKQWLIDIYRDVKRLGVELSPEVREVFDHLLGKESTPERGDFGPIFRGYEGEAAIEKLLEERQGEVVRAMSDPRLGENSSIDFVWGQEGDPQKGYKGGYGFAHIKAKHGDKAVQAVPQIIRTGSFALEKTTNSAIYISAEGKVILQRAWKHAPKNWVLTSYLPDTKKGPRPAQDVQIGGQVEESLSSSSEGLSNARIPQSSNGSNRDFSVSSDLPQVTVTAAPGSKSAGTLIRIKDIYDKLRKIAPVRKGVSAPTDVAGYYTPETGVARERHWGDFSTALHEIGHALDYKLGLRESVRDAETSRQVHDELCELGKATSPKNVTALYEKLHGRYMRASGAETQGPDVSAAALKFEGAQRYLMKEGIAEYFRGYAFNPDLMEVVAPEYTKLFREALEAHGEYQQPVSELFDAVRSYSELTPEQKLRAGMIRGDEKAKNQKGWRASAAEAWDGFRQKFDDQLRYLEQMQNLLRDRTRELAREHSAFVGNYYCRFKNNGFTK